TTGGTCACTCCAAAAACCTGACCATGAATTACATTTACGGCTTTATGCAATTGATCTTTTCTAACCACCAAACTTACATTTTTACCTGTTACCGTATTGTTGAATAAGACAGGTACAATTTGGTTTTTAATTAAGGCATTATAAGGATGATGAAACTCACTTAAATCTTGACCAATAATAGAAATTACAGCCACATTATTTACAATTGAAATATGATTTACATCTTGCGAATAAAAATCATTTTCGAATTCTCTTTCTAAAGCCGCAACTGCTTCTTGTGCTTTATCTGCATCAATAATTAACCCAATTCCTCTTTCTGAAGAACCTTGCGCAATAATGCTAATACTAATATTCCGATCACTTAAAGTTTTAAAAATACGTGCATCAACACCAACTTTACCTAACAAACCTCTACCTTCAAAATTCAGCAAAGCAACGTTTTCTATTGTAGAAATAGATTTAATTCCCTTAGCAGATGATTCTGCCGTAATTAAAGTTCCTTTATCTTCTTTATTAAATGTATTTAAAATTCTAAGATTGATGTTTTTCTCTAATAAAGGAATAATGGTTTTTGCATGTAAAATAGTTGCTCCAAAATTGGCCAATTCATTCGCTTCTGAAAACGATAATTGTTCTATTTTTTTAGCATCTGCTACTAAATCTGGGTTGGCCGTAAAAATACCACTAACGTGTGTGTAATTCTGCAACTCATCTGCATCTAAATAATTTGCTAATAAAGCAGCTGTATAATTACTACCGTTTCTACCTAAAGTAGTGGTTTCTCCTTTTTTGTTTGATGCAATAAAACCAGAAACAATATTAATAATCTTGTCATGCTCTTTAAAATAACTAATTACATTTTCTTTAGAAACCGCTGTAATAGGTTGTGCATTTCCAAAATTTTCATCCGTAATAATTAAAGATCTAGAATCTACTGCATTTGCAGAAATTTGTTCTTTTTCTAATAAACTTGCCAATAATTTTACAGATAATAGTTCGCCTTGTGCTAAAACTTCATCTTTAATTTTCTGACTATAATCTCCCAATAAAGAAACACCTTCAAAAATGGTTTCTAATTTCGAAAATTCTTCAGAAAAATCAACAGCACTATTTGGTGCTAGTTGATATTCTTTAAACTTATCAAACTTGGTTTTATATTCTTTTTTTGATGCCGCCTTATCTAAAATAGCTTCCAACTCGTTTGTAGAATTCCCTCTTGCAGAAGCAACAACTGTAATTTTTATACCGGCTTTATATTTACTTGCAATAATTTCTATTGCATTTTCTAATCCTTTGCCATTGGCTAAAGATTTTCCTCCAAATTTTAAAACTTTCATCTTCTTTTCTCTATAATCCTTATTAAAAATAGGCTCAATAATTTTCTGTAATTGGTCATATTCCATTAAAAAAGCATCATGACCATGCACAGAGTTTATTTCATTATACGTAACATTATCTTTTGTTAATGCTAACTTTTTATGCGTTTCTCTGTTTTCTTCCGCAGTAAAAAATAAATCAGAATCTACCCCAATAATGTGAATATTAGCATTCACTTTATCTAAAATTTCAATATCTTTTTTTCCCCCAACAGTAACATCAATCGTTTTTAATAATTGATTCATTAACTTGTAAGAAGATAATTGATACCGTTCTTGCAGCTTTTTACCGTGATGCAACAACCAACTTTCTACATCAAAAATATCTGAATTATCTTTTTTAGAACGATGAAAACGCTCTTTAAAAGACTCTGGTGTTCTGTAACACAACATTGCGTGCATACGCGCATCATGTACAGGATTGCTAGAATTTACTAAAAACTGTTCTTGAATCTGGCAATTTGCAATTAACCAATCTGTAGATTTCCAATCGGTTGCAATTGGCAAAAAGTGTTTGGTTAATTGGCTATTTAAAACCATCATTTCCCAAGCAATTCCGCCTCCTAAAGACCCGCCTATTAAAGCAAATAGTTTATCAATTTTTAAAACTGATAATCCTTGTAAAAAAATTCTCGCAACATCTCTTGCTATAAAATCTTTATAATTATCAATCAAAAAACCATCAAACCCATTTCCAGGAATATTGAAAGATAAAATGGTATAAACATCGGTATTTATAGCCTTATCTTTACCAACAATATCAATCCACCAACCATTTTTACCAGCAACATCACTATTACCCGTTAATGCATGGTTAATTAAAATAATAGGAGCATCTCCTAATTCTTGACCAAAAACTTGATAACTCAAGTTCATTTCAGAAATTAAAGCACCCGTTTCTGTGGTAAAATCTTTTATTTTGATATGTTCTAGTTGATGTTTCAATTATTGGCTAAATT
The nucleotide sequence above comes from Polaribacter butkevichii. Encoded proteins:
- the thrA gene encoding bifunctional aspartate kinase/homoserine dehydrogenase I, with protein sequence MKHQLEHIKIKDFTTETGALISEMNLSYQVFGQELGDAPIILINHALTGNSDVAGKNGWWIDIVGKDKAINTDVYTILSFNIPGNGFDGFLIDNYKDFIARDVARIFLQGLSVLKIDKLFALIGGSLGGGIAWEMMVLNSQLTKHFLPIATDWKSTDWLIANCQIQEQFLVNSSNPVHDARMHAMLCYRTPESFKERFHRSKKDNSDIFDVESWLLHHGKKLQERYQLSSYKLMNQLLKTIDVTVGGKKDIEILDKVNANIHIIGVDSDLFFTAEENRETHKKLALTKDNVTYNEINSVHGHDAFLMEYDQLQKIIEPIFNKDYREKKMKVLKFGGKSLANGKGLENAIEIIASKYKAGIKITVVASARGNSTNELEAILDKAASKKEYKTKFDKFKEYQLAPNSAVDFSEEFSKLETIFEGVSLLGDYSQKIKDEVLAQGELLSVKLLASLLEKEQISANAVDSRSLIITDENFGNAQPITAVSKENVISYFKEHDKIINIVSGFIASNKKGETTTLGRNGSNYTAALLANYLDADELQNYTHVSGIFTANPDLVADAKKIEQLSFSEANELANFGATILHAKTIIPLLEKNINLRILNTFNKEDKGTLITAESSAKGIKSISTIENVALLNFEGRGLLGKVGVDARIFKTLSDRNISISIIAQGSSERGIGLIIDADKAQEAVAALEREFENDFYSQDVNHISIVNNVAVISIIGQDLSEFHHPYNALIKNQIVPVLFNNTVTGKNVSLVVRKDQLHKAVNVIHGQVFGVTKKINIAVFGKGLVGGTLIDQIIENTQSVLERRKLQLNVFAVANSKKVLLKKDGVSKDWKQNLLEKGEENVNVDDIIAFAKANHFENLIAVDNTASVNFVSNYIPFIEAGFDLVSCNKIANTLSFDFYKEVRAKLKEYKKQYLYETNVGAGLPLIDTIRLLHESGENITKIRGVFSGSLSYLFNNFSAKNAPFSEILKEAIDKGFTEPDPREDLGGNDVARKLLILARELELENEFDEVEIKNLIPENLRGGSVADFLGNLELLNDEYQTLKENQQPNHVLRYIGELSGDLSQNKGNLEVKLVSTEQSTPLGSLKGSDAIFEIYTESYGEQPIVIQGAGAGASVTARGVFGDILRLAKHNN